The following coding sequences lie in one Haematobia irritans isolate KBUSLIRL chromosome 3, ASM5000362v1, whole genome shotgun sequence genomic window:
- the tyn gene encoding trynity has product MRLNSLKHHKHNSHNIMSSTTATSIVIALCTIFIVLPPPAAGRMAFEKLTDYDFAGTTYYSVKNLSLYECQGWCREEADCQAAAFSFVVNPLSPSQETHCQLQNDSSAHNPSAAPQRSANMYYMVKLQLRSENVCHRPWSFERVPNKVIRGNDNALIYTSTKEACLSACLNEKRFVCRSVEYDYNSMKCVLSDADRRSGGQFVQLADAQGTDYFENLCLKPQQACKSTRSFANARVGVSEEKVAQYVGLHYYTDKELQVTSESACRLACEIESEFLCRSFLYLGQPQGAQYNCRLYHLDHKTLPDGPSTYLNHERPLIDHGEPIGQYFENVCDKSSSASPPSPGAGSGPITGGGSLDGIDQLPITFDHTEDPNLNITRNDVNCDKTGTCYDVSVHCKDTRIAVQVRTNKPFNGRIYALGRSETCNIDVINSDSFRLDLTMAGQDCNTQSVTGVYSNTVVLQHHSVVMTKADKIYKVKCTYDMSSKNITFGMMPIRDPEMIHINSSPEAPPPRIRILDTRQREVETVRIGDRLNFRIEIPEDTPYGIFARSCVAMAKDARTSFKIIDDDGCPTDPTIFPGFTADGNALQSTYEAFRFTESYGVIFQCNVKYCLGPCEPAVCEWNMESFESLGRRRRRSVESNDTKEADEDMNISQEILVLDFGDEKREFFKSDPSTDFAKDKTVTIIEPCPTKTSVLALAVTCALMILLYISTLFVYYMKKWMQPHKIVA; this is encoded by the exons ATGCGACTGAATTCTCTCAAACATCACAAGCATAATAGCCACAACATCATGAGTTCCACCACCGCCACCAGTATTGTCATAGCTTTATGCACCATCTTCATTGTGCTACCACCACCTGCCGCCGGTCGTATGGCTTTTGAAAAGTTAACAGATTATGATTTCGCCGGTACCACCTATTACAGTGTTAAGAATCTTTCCCTGTACGAATGTCAGGGTTGGTGTCGTGAAGAGGCTGATTGTCAAGCGGCCGCTTTCAGTTTTGTGGTGAATCCCTTGTCACCCTCGCAAGAAACACACTGTCAATTGCAAAACGACTCATCGGCGCATAATCCCTCAGCCGCCCCTCAGCGTTCTGCTAATATGTACTATATGGTAAAATTGCAATTGCGCAGTGAAAATGTTTGTCATCGACCATGGTCCTTTGAACGTGTACCCAACAAAGTGATACGAGGCAATGATAATGCCCTCATCTATACCAGTACCAAGGAAGCCTGTCTGTCGGCTTGTCTCAATGAAAAACGTTTCGTTTGCCGTTCTGTGGAATATGATTACAATAGTATGAAATGTGTGCTCTCTGATGCCGATCGTCGTAGTGGTGGCCAATTTGTCCAATTGGCCGATGCCCAGGGTACTGACTACTTTGAGAATTTGTGTTTGAAACCCCAACAAGCCTGTAAGTCCACACGATCATTTGCCAATGCCCGTGTCGGAGTATCTGAGGAAAAAGTAGCCCAATATGTTGGTCTCCACTATTACACCGATAAGGAATTGCAAGTTACCTCTGAATCGGCTTGTCGTTTGGCTTGTGAGATTGAATCGGAATTCCTATGTCGTTCGTTCTTGTATTTGGGTCAGCCACAAGGAGCTCAATATAATTGCCGTCTCTATCATTTGGATCACAAAACTTTACCAGATGGTCCTTCCACATATTTGAATCATGAACGTCCCCTCATCGATCATGGGGAACCAATTggccaatattttgaaaatgtatgCGATAAATCATCGTCGGCTTCACCACCCAGCCCAGGTGCAGGATCTGGACCCATTACCGGTGGAGGTTCTTTGGATGGTATTGATCAATTGCCCATCACCTTTGATCACACTGAAGATCCCAATTTGAATATTACCAGAAATGATGTGAACTGTGATAAGACTGGCACATGTTATGATG TTTCTGTTCATTGCAAAGACACACGCATTGCTGTTCAAGTACGTACCAATAAACCTTTCAATGGTCGTATCTATGCTTTGGGTCGTTCGGAAACCTGTAACATTGATGTCATCAACTCTGATTCATTCCGATTGGATTTAACCATGGCTGGCCAAGACTGTAACACACAAAGTGTG ACCGGTGTCTATTCGAATACTGTGGTTTTGCAACATCATAGCGTTGTAATGACCAAGGCCGATAAAATCTATAAAGTGAAATGTACATATGACATGAGCTCCAAGAATATTACCTTCGGCATGATGCCTATACGTGATCCAGAAATGATTCACATTAACTCATCACCTGAAGCTCCACCACCAAGAATTCGTATTTTGGATACTCGTCAACGTGAAGTTGAGACTGTACGCATTGGAGATCGTTTGAACTTCCGTATTGAAATACCCGAGGATA CACCTTATGGCATTTTTGCTCGTTCCTGTGTGGCTATGGCCAAGGATGCTCGTACCAGTTTCAAGATTATCGATGATGATGGTTGTCCTACAGATCCCACAATTTTCCCAGGTTTCACAGCCGATGGTAATGCATTGCAATCCACATATGAAGCATTTAGATTTACCGAAAGCTATGGTGTTATCTTCCAATGTAATGTGAAATATTGTCTGGGTCCTTGTGAGCCAGCGGTATGTGAATGGAATATGGAATCATTTGAATCGTTGGGCAGAAGACGTCGTCGTTCGGTGGAAAG CAATGACACCAAGGAAGCCGATGAGGATATGAATATTTCccaagaaattttagttttagattTTGGCGATGAAAAACGTGAATTCTTCAAATCGGATCCTAGTACAGATTTCGCTAAAG ATAAGACTGTCACTATCATTGAACCCTGCCCCACTAAAACTTCCGTCTTGGCTTTGGCCGTAACCTGTGCCCTTATGATCTTATTATATATTTCCACCTTGTTTGTATACTATATGAAAAAATGGATGCAACCCCATAAAATTGTAGCATAA